TCCCGATGCTTTGGAAATACACACGGCCCCCGGTCGCCTGAATGCTTTTCAGGCCACTCTTGAACAGGTTCGTCTTGCCGATGTTCCCCTTCGGCGGCTGTCCGTGAGTTGTGGCCTTGAAGGCCATCAGGTCACGGTGGAGTCGCTTTCCAAGGAACTGTGGCAGCGCCATCAGGCCTTGCGTGCGTTTCAACAACGCCCGCTTTGGCAGCTTGATGGTCGGCCCATGAGTGGAGATCTTGGCGTTGGAACTGCCCGGGCAGCAGTTGGTCTGTGGGAGCGGCTCAATCGCTTGGCACCGCCCGGTCCATTGCAGTTGGCCGGTGGAACCAACACAGCAACACTTGGTTTGCTCTTCCAAGACGGCAGGGCGATGGGACCTGCTGGTGTTGCTTTTGGTGGGGTGGCCAGGACGCTCGTTCAACCCTTTTTTCAAGCGGCGCAAGACCGGGGATGTCGTTTGCGCGACTGGCCGGATGGCTGGGCTCAGTCACTTCGAGCTGCTCGCACGTTGATTGCGCCTTGGTTGCGTCGTAGCTGATCGGACACCGACCCAGTGTTCCTCTTGCTATGAATGTTTGCGGTCCGACTGCTGG
The window above is part of the Synechococcus sp. WH 8020 genome. Proteins encoded here:
- a CDS encoding LdpA C-terminal domain-containing domain; translation: MKAAPQRADAGEQALANGSWVKLICGASNQDLATIGDLCALFAVAGVHCVDVAADLAVVRAAREGLDWAWERIGRRPWLMVSVSDGHDAHFRKAVFDPGLCPPDCSRPCERVCPADAIRASVGVDEQLCYGCGRCWPACPPQLIQSLDRRVGLNDLASLLHDLRPDALEIHTAPGRLNAFQATLEQVRLADVPLRRLSVSCGLEGHQVTVESLSKELWQRHQALRAFQQRPLWQLDGRPMSGDLGVGTARAAVGLWERLNRLAPPGPLQLAGGTNTATLGLLFQDGRAMGPAGVAFGGVARTLVQPFFQAAQDRGCRLRDWPDGWAQSLRAARTLIAPWLRRS